The proteins below come from a single Scatophagus argus isolate fScaArg1 chromosome 15, fScaArg1.pri, whole genome shotgun sequence genomic window:
- the inf2 gene encoding inverted formin-2 codes for MWPSKYRQASSDYYPHTLFGTFYRAIMSGKSDGKKKWAAVRGRLGSSQDSDTQQEANLESADPELCIRLLQVPTVVNYSGLRRRLEGSDQTWMVQFLELSGLDLLLEALDRLSGRGCSRIADALLQLTCVNCVRAVMNSSAGIHFIIENEGYIRKLSQALDTSNTMVKKQVFELLAALSMFSTDGHRLALDALDHYKGVKTQQYRFSVIMNELQATDNVPYMVTLLSVINALIFGTDDLRQRDKMRKEFIGLQLLDVLPKLR; via the exons ATGTGGCCAAGCAAATATAGACAGGCATCTTCTGACTACTATCCACATACCTTGTTTGGAACATTTTATAGAG CCATCATGTCAGGGAAGTCAGATGGGAAAAAGAAGTGGGCAGCCGTCAGGGGTCGCCTGGGCTCCTCGCAAGACTCAGATACACAGCAGGAGGCCAACCTAGAAAGTGCAGATCCGGAGCTGTGCATCAGGCTGTTGCAAGTCCCCACTGTGGTCAACTACTCAGGACTGAGACGTCGCCTGGAGGGCAGCGACCAGACATGGATGGTTCAGTTCCTGGAGCTGAGTGGGTTGGATCTCCTCCTGGAAGCCCTGGACCGGCTCTCAGGGAGGGGATGCTCTCGCATCGCCGACGCACTTCTCCAACTCACATGCGTCAACTGCGTCCGGGCAGTCATGAACTCCTCTGCAGGGATCCACTTCATTATAGAGAATGAGGGATACATTCGGAAGCTCTCTCAAG CCTTGGACACTTCAAACACCATGGTGAAGAAGCAAGTTTTTGAGCTGCTCGCTGCCCTCAGCATGTTCTCCACAGACGGCCACCGTCTGGCCCTGGATGCCCTGGACCACTACAAG GGCGTGAAGACACAGCAGTATCGCTTCAGTGTGATCATGAACGAGCTCCAGGCAACAGATAACGTCCCGTACATGGTCACGCTCCTCAGTGTCATCAACGCCCTCATCTTTGGGACAGATGAcctcagacagagagataagATGAGGAAGGAGTTTATTG GGCTTCAGTTACTTGATGTTCTGCCAAAGTTGAGGTGA
- the LOC124071752 gene encoding inverted formin-2-like has product MAEDEEELLRVYGGIDMSDHLEVFTTLFNKVSSSPASLQLLSILQTLLVLGPGRTDIWLALEAITNRAILLAQDSQMESFEKIMQRLMFSKGCEGHHELDGQLVKVDKAIQTDLDHQDKEKSDKSITKSSQKPLSAAPPPPPPPPPPPPLNPSMTGPPLQPSSQCPPPPPPPPPPLPPPLPGGFGGPPPPPPLPGMPPPPPPLPCGPGMAPPPPPPPLPGMGGGPPPPPPLPGMPPPPPPPPGMIMAQSSYALGCAAPVKANRCPTLRMKKLNWQKLRAVTDGHSMWASVQKEPPPREPDYSSIEQLFCLPVTEHKDKGAAAPVKKEPKEITFIDPKKNLNLNIFLKQFKCTNEDFVAMIQNGDRTKFDVEVLKQLLKLLPEKHEIENLKSYQGEKDKLANVDRFYTSLLTVPCYQLRIECMLLCEETSSVLDMLKPKVKLVEEACQSLRMSALLPSFCRLILDVGNFLNYGSHTGNAEGFKISSLLKLTETKANKGRITLLHHILEEAEANHPELLVLPDEIEICDKAAGVNLDSIQSEASALLKRLNETAKKVSNSVEEVKEQYEKVLEECLEACRGLSERLTAIEKKKCELALYLCEDANQLSLEELFGTIKTFRGLFIKALKENKTRREQAAKAEKRKQQLAEEESKRQKGENGKIIKKGIVPQNDGCIIDHLLADIRKGFSLRKTRPRCDSESLPSSEMRRDTCPSGSSAKPVDEEAVKLVTITAPTKPQIEGHQASAGEVNGFISPSEEAPPALQSVGQDGPAVPPNTLPGEAATTMQTPLERPVLLSDRQHSQKLAVSLQDVAQCHPQVEMEHQPCLPTNGFSLDSTESSVLSPSSLTDSDLLEAVLDGTSGLVPEKVMPEEQADISVNAETKESLLPSTDNVTQSSESNKIEDRKGETSDKASHSTEDVGQEGGGEEREHIIVKTPGQDEVLSYKHSDTKSNVTALSEGIEGWDVPDGLQSEDLPSVSEAVPSSLKPEPKKQQSLFKRNKKKSNQGNSGKGHTKHKKGCVLQ; this is encoded by the exons ATGgctgaagatgaggaggagctgctgcgGGTCTATGGGGGCATTGACATGAGTGATCACCTGGAGGTTTTCACTACCCTCTTTAACAAG GTGAGCAGctctccagcctctctccagctGCTGTCCATCCTGCAGACACTGTTGGTGCTCGGGCCGGGCCGCACTGATATCTGGCTGGCTCTGGAGGCCATCACTAACAGAGCCATACTGCTGGCCCAGGACT CTCAGATGGAGTCCTTTGAGAAGATCATGCAGCGGCTCATGTTCTCCAAAGGCTGTGAAGGTCATCATGAGCTGGACGGGCAGCTGGTGAAAGTGGATAAGGCCATACAGACTGATCTGGATCATCAGGACAAAGAGAAGTCAGACAAAAGTATCACTAAATCTTCTCAGAAGCCACTGAGTGCCgctcctccaccaccccctccccctccacccccacctcctctaAACCCTAGTATGACTGGGCCCCCACTGCAACCTTCTAGCCAGtgcccacctcctcctccgccacctcctcctcctcttcctccaccactACCTGGAGGGTTTGGTggacccccaccaccacctcctttGCCTGGAatgccaccaccaccaccaccactgcccTGCGGTCCAGGCATGgctcccccaccacctcctccacccctaCCAGGGATGGGTGGAGGaccgccaccaccacctcccctaCCTGGTAtgccacctccaccacctcctccacctggcATGATAATGGCTCAGAGTAGTTATGCCCTTGGGTGCGCTGCACCTGTAAAGGCAAACCGATGCCCCACCCTGAGAATGAAGAAGCTTAACTGGCAGAAACTCCGCGCTGTGACTG atggtcaCTCCATGTGGGCCTCAGTTCAGAAAGAGCCTCCTCCTCGGGAGCCGGACTACAGCAGTATCGAGCAGCTGTTCTGTCTCCCGGTGACCGAGCACAAAGACAAGGGGGCAGCTGCTCCTGTCAAGAAGGAGCCTAAAGAG atTACATTTATTGATCCAAAGAAAAACTTGAATTTGAACATATTCCTAAAGCAGTTCAAATG CACAAATGAAGACTTTGTAGCCATGATTCAGAATGGTGACCGTACTAAATTCGATGTAGAAGTGCTTAAGCAGCTTCTAAAGCTCCTGCCAGAGAAGCATGAG aTTGAAAATTTGAAGTCCTACCAGGGAGAAAAAGACAAGCTGGCAAATGTTGATCGCTTCTACACCTCCCTCCTCACTGTGCCAtg TTATCAGTTGAGGATTGagtgcatgttgttgtgtgagGAGACTTCATCAGTGTTGGATATGCTCAAACCTAAAGTCAAGCTGGTGGAGGAGGCCTGCCAGT CCCTCAGAATGAGCGCGCTCTTGCCCAGTTTCTGCAGGCTTATCCTTGATGTTGGAAATTTTCTCAACTAT GGAAGTCACACAGGGAACGCCGAGGGGTTCAAGATTAGCTCTCTGCTTAAGCTTACAGAGACCAAGGCCAACAAGGGCCGCATTACGCTGCTTCATCACATCCTGGAG GAAGCAGAGGCAAACCACCcagagctgctggtgctgcCAGATGAAATAGAGATCTGTGATAAAGCAGCAGG AGTTAATTTAGATTCTATTCAGTCTGAAGCCAGTGCCTTACTAAAGCGACTGAATGAGACGGCCAAGAAGGTCTCCAACTCTGTGGAAGAAGTGAAGGAGCAATATGAAAAAGTTCTTGAA GAATGTCTGGAGGCATGTCGAGGCTTAAGTGAAAGGCTTACTGCAATTGAGAAGAAGAAGTGTGAGTTAGCACTATATTTGTGTGAAGACGCCAATCAGCTGTCACTTGAGGAACTCTTTGGAACCATCAAGACTTTCCGAGGACTTTTTATCAAGGCACTGAAG gaaaacaaaaccagaagaGAGCAGGCAGCCAAGGCTGAGaagagaaagcagcagctgGCAGAGGAAGAGTCCaagagacagaagggagagaATGGAAAAATAA TCAAGAAAGGCATTGTGCCACAGAACGACGGATGCATCATCGACCACCTCCTCGCGGATATCAGGAAAGGTTTCAGCCTAAGAAAGACCAGACCAAGGTGCGATTCGGAAAGCCTCCCTTCTAGTGAAATGCGTAGGGATACCTGCCCATCTG GATCAAGTGCGAAGCCTGTAGACGAAGAAGCCGTAAAATTGGTCACCATTACCGCTCCCACCAAACCTCAGATCGAGGGTCACCAAGCCAGCGCAGGCGAAGTGAACGGCTTCATCAGTCCATCAGAAGAGGCTCCACCAGCACTGCAGAGTGTGGGGCAAGACGGACCAGCTGTACCTCCCAACACACTCCCAGGAGAAGCAGCCACGACGATGCAGACACCCCTGGAAAGACCTGTGTTGCTGTCGGACAGGCAACACTCACAGAAACTTGCAGTGTCTTTGCAAGATGTGGCACAATGTCATCCTCAGGTTGAAATGGAACACCAGCCATGTCTACCCACAAATGGCTTTTCACTGGATTCGACTGAGTCCAGCGTCCTCAGCCCATCTTCCCTCACAGATTCAGACCTGCTAGAGGCTGTGTTAGATGGCACTTCTGGCCTGGTACCTGAGAAGGTGATGCCTGAAGAGCAAGCCGACATTAGTGTGAACGCTGAGACCAAGGAAAGCCTTTTACCTAGTACAGACAATGTGACACAGAGTAGTGAAAGCAATAAAATTGAAGACAGGAAAGGTGAAACTAGCGATAAAGCTAGCCATTCAACAGAGGATGTAGGACAAGAGGGTGGTGGAGAAGAGCGGGAACACATTATTGTAAAAACGCCTGGTCAAGATGAGGTCCTAAGTTACAAACATTCTGACACTAAAAGTAATGTGACTGCACTCAGTGAGGGCATCGAGGGGTGGGACGTCCCGGATGGGCTGCAATCAGAAGATCTGCCATCAGTGTCTGAAGCAGTGCCTTCATCCCTTAAGCCTGAAccaaagaaacagcagagccTCTTTAAAcgaaacaaaaagaagagtaATCAAG GTAACAGTGGGAAAGGACACACTAAACATAAAAAAGGCTGTGTGTTGCAGTGA